One genomic window of Corynebacterium pseudotuberculosis includes the following:
- a CDS encoding class E sortase produces MTSSTAPGVSSGGEPQHRHGVGRHSASESKTGSHKNRPRITFTQILGEILLTAGILFFLFAFYESYWTNIASGKAQNEANNQLQNQWDNERVNPRKKIAPELGTAFARMYIPAFGSDFQFAIVEGTADTDLEAGPGHYHDTQLPGEKGNFAVAGHRVGKGAPFNDLGNLHACDAVVVETQNAWNVYRVLPIDSFGEQRRADAERCLTPEQIERVVNGDYSSVSGRYITTPGDVNTISSLPGTDITTAGDDMEGVMTMTTCHPQFSNAERMIVHAMLTETIPKNGSGEKPAALEEK; encoded by the coding sequence ATGACCAGTTCTACAGCCCCAGGTGTCTCCTCGGGGGGAGAGCCGCAACATAGACATGGAGTCGGTCGGCACAGCGCGTCTGAGTCAAAGACCGGAAGCCATAAAAATCGTCCACGCATAACCTTCACCCAAATCCTGGGTGAGATTTTGTTGACTGCGGGCATCCTTTTCTTTCTCTTTGCCTTCTATGAGTCCTATTGGACCAATATTGCATCGGGTAAAGCTCAGAATGAGGCTAATAACCAGCTGCAGAACCAGTGGGATAACGAGCGAGTAAATCCACGTAAAAAGATAGCGCCTGAGCTTGGTACGGCCTTTGCCCGGATGTACATACCGGCCTTTGGCTCAGACTTTCAATTTGCGATTGTTGAGGGGACCGCGGACACCGATCTAGAGGCGGGGCCAGGGCATTACCACGATACGCAGCTGCCGGGAGAGAAAGGTAACTTTGCTGTCGCGGGACACCGAGTGGGTAAGGGCGCTCCCTTTAATGATTTGGGGAACTTGCATGCATGCGATGCCGTAGTCGTGGAAACCCAAAACGCATGGAATGTCTATCGGGTTCTTCCCATCGATTCCTTTGGCGAACAACGCCGCGCGGATGCTGAGCGTTGTCTCACGCCGGAACAGATTGAGCGCGTTGTAAATGGTGATTATTCCAGCGTTAGCGGTCGGTATATCACCACTCCCGGTGATGTGAATACGATTAGTTCTCTTCCTGGCACAGACATCACCACGGCAGGAGACGACATGGAGGGCGTAATGACGATGACCACGTGTCATCCGCAGTTCTCTAACGCAGAACGCATGATCGTTCACGCAATGCTCACTGAGACGATTCCCAAGAATGGTTCTGGAGAAAAACCCGCTGCATTGGAGGAGAAGTAA
- a CDS encoding DUF2020 domain-containing protein, producing MRRTLLPIALIAVALTAAGCGNNATSSSDAASASATGATNEAPLPDSGLPAEALPEIPEGKNGWTECPYLDSNWVADTNGQRMVAQGVDSRFDTPACVFWSYPEDPQATVIVRHMATEQEAIKVVDWAAPIDTTEPAEEPAGWSGGRIGNDKGATYAVQKGNVAVVVFSNQQQSLKAELIAKETISRLAL from the coding sequence ATGAGACGTACCTTACTGCCTATAGCTCTTATTGCAGTGGCACTGACGGCAGCCGGATGTGGAAACAACGCAACTTCGTCATCTGACGCCGCTTCTGCCTCTGCAACCGGGGCTACTAATGAGGCCCCTCTCCCCGATTCGGGGCTCCCCGCCGAGGCCCTTCCAGAAATCCCAGAGGGCAAAAACGGCTGGACAGAATGTCCTTATCTCGACTCGAATTGGGTCGCAGACACCAATGGCCAGCGCATGGTCGCCCAAGGCGTGGATTCTCGTTTTGATACCCCCGCCTGCGTTTTCTGGTCTTATCCTGAGGATCCCCAAGCCACAGTGATCGTACGGCACATGGCTACCGAACAAGAGGCTATCAAGGTCGTCGACTGGGCCGCTCCCATCGACACTACCGAGCCCGCCGAGGAACCCGCAGGCTGGTCAGGCGGGCGCATCGGCAACGATAAAGGCGCCACCTACGCGGTGCAAAAGGGCAATGTGGCGGTCGTGGTCTTCAGCAATCAGCAGCAATCACTCAAGGCAGAGTTGATTGCCAAGGAAACCATCTCCAGATTGGCGCTGTAG
- a CDS encoding sensor histidine kinase: MRLSLDPQDPNSARLPHERGHSGDEKIAGDTPLGLFDVTDGSRIDGHLEAHAGQPGAALYYRAMNILTTVLLIVSVGGVVRLDTRSAMIAVALSAFFALIYSLIVLRQYTKLWQILLLLAALTLVWVLMIPVIPVSVYMVFPLFFLYLRVLPDIRGIIAVIGAALIAIFSQMPDLTLGAVMGPLVSALVVIAIHFAFEAIWKGARERDLLIRELISTRSQLAETERAAGVAAERQRIAHEIHDTLAQGLSSIQMLLRVSEQDIKNSSMSEAEQAVPLKRMELARTTAADNLSEVRAMIAALQPAALSKTSLEGALHRVAEQIVSPEISILVEGVERQLPMRTEAALLRIGQGALGNVAKHSQATRCQVTLTYADDEVRLDVVDNGQGFDPEHVANRPAGLGHIGINAMRQRAEEQGGTLEVESAPGDGTAVSVALPIRAEA, translated from the coding sequence ATGCGACTAAGCCTAGATCCTCAAGACCCTAATAGTGCGCGTCTTCCCCACGAGAGAGGGCATAGTGGCGATGAAAAAATTGCAGGGGACACGCCATTAGGGCTTTTCGACGTCACAGACGGGAGCCGCATAGATGGGCACTTAGAGGCTCACGCGGGGCAACCTGGTGCAGCGCTCTATTACCGGGCGATGAACATTTTGACCACGGTTTTGTTGATTGTCTCCGTGGGAGGGGTTGTGCGCTTAGACACCCGATCAGCGATGATCGCGGTAGCGCTTAGCGCCTTTTTTGCGCTTATTTACTCGCTTATTGTGCTCCGCCAATACACAAAGCTATGGCAGATCCTGCTTCTTCTTGCTGCATTGACGCTGGTATGGGTTCTGATGATTCCGGTTATCCCGGTATCCGTGTACATGGTATTTCCGCTGTTTTTTCTATATTTACGCGTATTGCCAGACATACGGGGGATCATTGCGGTCATTGGCGCAGCCCTCATCGCGATCTTTAGTCAGATGCCAGACCTCACTCTAGGAGCAGTTATGGGTCCGCTTGTCTCTGCTCTTGTGGTTATCGCGATTCACTTTGCTTTTGAGGCGATCTGGAAGGGCGCACGAGAGCGCGATTTATTGATCCGCGAGCTTATCTCTACGCGTTCACAGCTGGCAGAGACAGAACGCGCGGCAGGAGTGGCTGCCGAACGCCAGCGCATTGCGCATGAAATTCACGATACGCTGGCGCAGGGGCTATCGAGTATTCAAATGCTGCTGCGGGTGTCAGAACAAGATATTAAAAACTCCAGTATGAGTGAGGCCGAACAAGCTGTTCCTCTGAAGCGGATGGAGTTAGCCCGCACTACTGCTGCAGATAATTTGAGTGAGGTGCGCGCGATGATTGCGGCGCTGCAGCCGGCGGCGTTGAGTAAAACCTCGTTGGAGGGTGCGTTACATCGCGTTGCTGAACAGATCGTTTCTCCGGAGATTTCTATTCTGGTTGAAGGGGTAGAACGGCAGTTGCCTATGCGTACAGAGGCCGCCTTGCTGCGTATCGGTCAGGGGGCGCTGGGGAACGTCGCAAAGCATTCTCAGGCGACGAGGTGTCAAGTGACTCTCACGTATGCGGATGATGAAGTACGCCTGGACGTTGTGGATAACGGTCAAGGATTTGACCCTGAACACGTGGCTAACCGCCCGGCAGGGCTAGGGCACATCGGGATTAACGCTATGAGGCAGCGAGCAGAGGAACAGGGCGGAACTCTTGAAGTGGAATCCGCGCCGGGTGATGGCACAGCTGTATCTGTGGCGCTTCCCATACGTGCGGAGGCTTAA
- a CDS encoding response regulator, with amino-acid sequence MIRVLLADDHEIVRLGLRAVLESADDIEVIGEVATAEGAIAAAQAGGIDVILMDLRFGPGVEGTRLTNGADATAEIKRTMEKSPHVLVVTNYDTDADILGAIEAGALGYLLKDAPPEELLAAVRSAAEGDSTLSPTVANRLMTRVRTPRTSLTPRELEVLKLVAGGSSNRDIGRVLLLSEATVKSHLVHIYDKLGVRSRTSAVAIAREQGVL; translated from the coding sequence ATGATTCGAGTTTTGCTTGCCGACGACCACGAGATCGTTCGACTTGGTCTGCGTGCAGTTTTAGAAAGCGCGGATGATATCGAGGTTATCGGTGAGGTAGCCACCGCAGAAGGCGCTATAGCGGCAGCCCAAGCGGGTGGCATCGATGTGATTCTCATGGACCTACGCTTTGGGCCAGGGGTAGAGGGCACTCGGCTGACCAACGGTGCCGACGCTACAGCTGAGATAAAACGGACCATGGAAAAATCGCCTCACGTATTGGTGGTAACCAACTATGACACCGACGCAGATATCTTGGGCGCGATTGAAGCAGGCGCACTTGGCTATCTGCTTAAGGACGCTCCGCCGGAAGAATTGCTTGCTGCAGTTCGTTCTGCCGCTGAAGGCGACTCCACGCTTTCCCCCACGGTAGCCAACCGTCTGATGACGCGCGTCCGCACCCCGCGTACCTCATTGACCCCACGGGAGCTAGAGGTATTGAAATTGGTGGCTGGAGGTTCCTCCAACCGCGATATTGGTCGTGTTCTCTTGCTCTCTGAGGCTACAGTGAAGAGCCATCTTGTTCATATCTATGACAAGCTGGGTGTTCGCTCGCGTACCTCGGCGGTCGCGATTGCTCGGGAGCAAGGCGTTTTGTAG
- a CDS encoding histone-like nucleoid-structuring protein Lsr2 — protein sequence MARREITQFFDDIDNTPLDESEVRVISFSFDGEDFTIDLSEENAEKFREAIRPYTEKASRTMSQRTPVGHDPKDVRQWAKSKKIDIAARGKIPQEVIDAYVQAHKR from the coding sequence ATGGCACGCCGAGAAATCACCCAGTTTTTTGATGACATAGATAATACGCCCCTCGATGAGTCCGAGGTCCGAGTTATCTCTTTTAGCTTTGATGGAGAAGACTTCACCATCGATCTCTCGGAAGAAAACGCAGAAAAGTTCCGCGAGGCAATCCGCCCGTATACGGAGAAGGCCTCCAGAACTATGAGCCAGCGCACCCCCGTGGGTCACGACCCCAAGGACGTGCGGCAGTGGGCTAAGTCTAAAAAAATAGATATTGCGGCACGTGGCAAGATCCCGCAAGAGGTCATTGACGCATACGTCCAAGCCCACAAGCGCTAG
- a CDS encoding DUF6474 family protein encodes MGLFESIRKARAKTKAEIKAAKVRARQEAKEAAKLEFKRDKFLARQEKKLLKEEKKGLKAKRKHEEKMAKNTLEQLKAGKFNKNNILRYAGAARAIIPIALPLVYRGITLAKEEAAKRRAMKLGVSAEDLGRFSGHGAEIKARIAGMNSSVKLSSLPKGFVTDVEQRLQDLDFAVDNAEFMTPELRQRSHRSINKDLDQLGRQIQNKIES; translated from the coding sequence ATGGGATTGTTTGAATCTATCCGTAAGGCACGCGCAAAAACCAAGGCAGAGATCAAAGCTGCCAAGGTGCGTGCCCGCCAGGAAGCCAAGGAAGCTGCCAAACTCGAGTTCAAACGCGATAAGTTCCTTGCTCGTCAAGAAAAGAAGTTGCTCAAGGAAGAGAAAAAGGGTCTCAAAGCCAAGCGTAAGCACGAAGAGAAAATGGCTAAAAATACCCTTGAACAGCTCAAAGCCGGCAAGTTTAATAAGAATAATATACTGCGCTATGCAGGTGCAGCCCGAGCAATCATCCCAATCGCCCTTCCCCTCGTCTATCGGGGAATCACACTGGCAAAAGAAGAAGCCGCTAAGCGCCGTGCCATGAAGTTGGGAGTCAGCGCAGAAGACCTGGGGCGATTCAGCGGGCATGGTGCAGAAATTAAGGCACGCATTGCGGGGATGAATAGCTCCGTCAAGCTTTCTTCTCTGCCCAAGGGCTTTGTCACTGACGTTGAACAACGCCTTCAGGATCTCGACTTTGCCGTAGACAACGCAGAGTTTATGACCCCCGAACTGCGTCAACGTAGTCACCGCAGCATCAATAAGGATTTAGATCAGTTGGGACGCCAGATCCAAAACAAGATTGAGAGCTAA
- a CDS encoding TM0106 family RecB-like putative nuclease — METDICLQPSDLVGCRYRLVQASRHPGVAPTHNSQLRYERRMQAKEEARAFFPTGPSIGDPRNFLRIDIPPQGSTASEAVGTEAVETDPDAPWLATLEALAAQATIITNPVLLGEDDGRAWRVRLDALVRRSEGTYMPILISNHRIARPHHQKTIKVMATSRLGLGTPYSAHFKLKHHAADSYTLALASRALDRLGVGSSRAGLIGQDRELVFLLNTDFFQQGLDVALAVPDPEHARRVKECASCRYWDFCEQELRASDDLSLFLSGDRGDPYRERGITTVDGLVDANLGAPSQLARAWRDGVDILRKSPDVTFPRFDIEIDIDVEAYLDQGAYLWGAYDGEEYRPFVTWEGLGDESEAQAFAKMWTWLKQRRNAAIAAGKTIGVFCYSSHGENHWLKFSARRFHGRYEGVPSEAEVSQFIASDEWQDVFVAVKKQLAGPKGLGLKVVAPAAGFHWDAEDVDGETSVHLYREATGDVVGADCEAARATLLSYNGDDCKATAAVRRWLSEGAPGVPALENG; from the coding sequence GTGGAAACCGATATATGCTTGCAACCTTCTGATCTGGTGGGCTGCCGCTACCGGCTCGTACAAGCTAGTCGGCACCCAGGCGTAGCGCCAACGCACAATTCCCAGCTCAGATATGAACGTCGTATGCAGGCAAAGGAAGAGGCTCGTGCGTTTTTCCCCACCGGGCCGAGCATAGGAGACCCCCGGAATTTCCTGCGCATCGATATCCCCCCGCAGGGGAGCACCGCATCAGAAGCAGTTGGCACGGAAGCTGTTGAAACGGACCCAGACGCGCCGTGGCTTGCCACATTGGAGGCGCTTGCCGCGCAGGCCACCATTATCACTAATCCTGTTCTCCTAGGGGAAGACGATGGCCGAGCGTGGCGAGTACGTCTGGATGCCCTGGTGCGTAGATCCGAGGGGACCTACATGCCGATCCTTATCTCTAACCACCGGATAGCTAGGCCACACCATCAGAAAACAATTAAGGTGATGGCTACCTCGCGTCTGGGTCTGGGCACTCCCTACTCTGCTCATTTCAAGCTCAAACACCATGCTGCAGATTCTTATACCTTGGCCCTTGCATCACGCGCGCTTGATCGCCTGGGAGTGGGAAGTAGCCGCGCCGGGTTGATAGGGCAGGATCGCGAGCTGGTTTTCCTTCTTAATACAGATTTCTTTCAGCAAGGTCTTGATGTTGCTCTTGCGGTTCCGGACCCGGAGCATGCTCGTCGCGTTAAAGAATGCGCAAGCTGTAGATATTGGGATTTCTGCGAACAGGAGCTGAGGGCCTCCGATGACCTCAGCCTTTTTCTTTCGGGTGATCGTGGCGATCCATATCGGGAGCGCGGTATCACTACTGTGGATGGGCTTGTCGACGCCAACCTAGGGGCGCCCTCGCAGCTCGCGCGGGCATGGCGCGACGGGGTAGATATATTGCGAAAGTCTCCTGATGTAACCTTCCCGCGCTTTGATATAGAAATTGATATTGACGTGGAAGCCTATTTGGACCAAGGAGCCTATCTTTGGGGCGCGTACGACGGCGAGGAGTACCGACCCTTTGTCACGTGGGAGGGCCTTGGTGACGAGTCTGAGGCACAGGCGTTTGCAAAGATGTGGACGTGGCTCAAACAGCGGCGTAACGCGGCGATTGCAGCTGGCAAAACCATAGGCGTGTTCTGCTATTCCTCTCACGGGGAAAACCACTGGCTTAAATTTTCCGCTCGCCGCTTCCATGGACGCTATGAGGGGGTTCCTAGTGAAGCCGAGGTTTCTCAATTCATTGCTTCTGATGAATGGCAAGATGTTTTTGTGGCTGTAAAAAAGCAACTTGCTGGGCCAAAGGGACTTGGGCTCAAAGTGGTTGCACCCGCAGCGGGGTTCCATTGGGATGCTGAAGACGTTGACGGAGAGACAAGCGTGCATCTTTATCGGGAAGCCACAGGAGACGTTGTTGGGGCTGATTGTGAGGCCGCTCGGGCTACTCTCCTGAGCTATAACGGCGATGACTGTAAGGCCACGGCTGCCGTGCGTCGTTGGTTGTCGGAGGGCGCGCCGGGCGTTCCGGCGCTGGAAAATGGCTAA
- a CDS encoding glycosyltransferase 87 family protein, translated as MPSSGPQLAATLARVSARRSTWAASIVLSVIILGLWLVSKDILFFRGIPDNFDAYFRYHIDFDVYREGAKAFLAGDNLYTRGYSVGGVSLPFTYPPFAALVFVPFTLLSVNFGATILCLTSVLALWWCVVLATRSVMPDWGRASVYGFAAVILSAALLMEPVRDTMGFAQVNVLLMMLVIIDVLARRTVLPRGSLVGIAAAIKLTPAVFGLYFLIKKDYKAAAWSVASGIGVTLMTWLIAPQTSKTYWFETLSDPGRIGDLTWPSNQSFRGVIARFFGQESHTTLWAVACLLVFAVLAWLMWVLLGRGHAAAALCVNSLLALLCSPVSWSHHWVWVVVAVAVAIVTAARHWGMSAAAYPLMAGSVGAVVITVCSGHWLLPRYDGAPMRWNLAQHLFGDSYVLMAILVLVAMSVWLIKPWGMLAGKVLGNITYAVAAGWAVVSGYTLFTSYPF; from the coding sequence ATGCCCAGTTCTGGCCCACAATTAGCGGCAACCCTCGCCAGAGTGTCGGCACGGCGCTCGACCTGGGCGGCGTCGATAGTGCTTAGCGTTATTATCCTAGGCCTATGGCTGGTGAGCAAAGACATCCTGTTTTTCCGAGGCATCCCTGACAATTTTGATGCGTACTTCCGGTACCACATCGATTTCGATGTATACCGCGAAGGTGCCAAGGCCTTTCTCGCTGGCGATAACCTCTATACTCGCGGCTATTCAGTTGGCGGCGTCTCACTGCCGTTCACATATCCCCCCTTTGCAGCACTAGTATTTGTGCCCTTTACGTTGCTTAGCGTCAACTTTGGTGCCACGATCTTATGTTTAACGTCGGTGCTTGCCCTATGGTGGTGCGTGGTTTTGGCAACACGCAGCGTTATGCCCGATTGGGGTAGGGCATCCGTGTATGGTTTTGCCGCAGTGATTCTGAGCGCGGCGCTTCTCATGGAACCTGTCAGAGACACCATGGGGTTTGCTCAGGTCAATGTGCTTCTTATGATGCTCGTCATCATCGATGTTCTTGCCCGTCGCACGGTGCTCCCGCGCGGCAGTCTGGTAGGAATCGCAGCTGCTATCAAGTTGACGCCGGCGGTATTCGGCTTGTACTTCCTGATCAAAAAAGACTACAAAGCTGCCGCTTGGAGCGTTGCTTCCGGCATCGGTGTGACCCTTATGACCTGGCTGATTGCGCCGCAGACCTCCAAAACCTACTGGTTTGAGACTCTAAGCGACCCGGGTCGCATTGGGGATCTCACATGGCCAAGTAACCAGTCCTTCCGAGGGGTCATCGCCCGCTTCTTTGGTCAAGAATCGCACACCACTTTATGGGCAGTAGCCTGCCTCCTTGTTTTTGCGGTACTCGCATGGTTGATGTGGGTGCTGCTTGGTCGCGGGCACGCGGCCGCCGCGCTATGCGTAAATTCCCTGTTGGCGCTCCTCTGCTCTCCAGTATCGTGGTCTCATCACTGGGTTTGGGTAGTAGTAGCTGTTGCAGTGGCTATCGTGACGGCTGCCCGTCACTGGGGGATGTCCGCCGCGGCCTACCCATTGATGGCCGGCAGCGTTGGTGCTGTTGTTATTACCGTGTGCAGTGGGCATTGGTTGCTGCCGCGTTACGACGGCGCACCTATGCGTTGGAACCTGGCCCAACATCTTTTTGGTGATTCCTACGTGCTTATGGCGATCCTGGTGCTAGTGGCTATGAGCGTTTGGCTGATCAAGCCATGGGGGATGCTAGCAGGAAAAGTACTGGGGAACATTACATATGCTGTGGCAGCGGGATGGGCTGTGGTGAGCGGGTATACGCTTTTTACTTCATATCCTTTTTAG
- a CDS encoding nucleotide pyrophosphohydrolase, protein MSNQNETLRALLNFREERNWAQFHSPANLAKSVAIEAGELLECFQWDDQVTDINAVRDELADVLSYAYLLAHELGSNPHDLIINKMKQTAIKYPVAQTSPAKKDMK, encoded by the coding sequence ATGTCTAATCAAAATGAAACATTACGAGCTTTATTGAATTTCCGTGAGGAACGAAACTGGGCACAATTCCATAGCCCGGCTAATCTAGCCAAGTCAGTAGCCATTGAGGCTGGTGAGCTCTTGGAATGCTTCCAGTGGGATGATCAGGTCACAGACATCAATGCTGTGCGTGATGAGCTAGCCGATGTTCTCTCCTACGCGTATCTTCTGGCGCACGAACTTGGGTCAAACCCACATGACCTCATAATCAATAAGATGAAGCAAACAGCAATCAAATATCCTGTAGCCCAAACATCCCCGGCTAAAAAGGATATGAAGTAA
- a CDS encoding Abi family protein produces the protein MADLKPSTTLAEQVDLLRSRGMIVDETLACQWLSNVSYYRMSAYWYPARRFDVTGARADDFIVGTSFADAAALYEADRKLRALTHDGMERIEVALRTRIGNLLCETDPLAYTDPATFRSNFQHSQWISLAGKRIGRVGRSNEAVKHYQSKYAASFPFWVLAEVLDFADISKLFEGLPSRSQQEIAEGLNFVVDLSRLSATQRGKVKKQHPLVRWLEQLTVVRNMCAHHARLWNKSFTPAPTAALRTQPELVTLPEGQSERLFGVLTVMAHTLRTTSPATTWPEKIATLIHESFLTNPLVESTALGLPDDWNGTF, from the coding sequence GTGGCCGATCTGAAGCCTTCGACGACGCTGGCTGAGCAAGTTGATTTGCTGAGGTCACGAGGCATGATCGTCGATGAGACCTTGGCGTGTCAGTGGTTGTCAAACGTGAGCTACTATCGAATGTCGGCGTATTGGTACCCAGCACGCCGCTTCGATGTAACGGGCGCACGGGCCGATGACTTCATTGTAGGTACCTCGTTTGCTGATGCTGCCGCTCTCTACGAAGCTGATCGAAAACTGCGGGCCCTCACACACGATGGGATGGAGCGAATTGAGGTTGCCTTACGCACTCGTATCGGGAATCTTCTCTGCGAAACGGATCCCCTCGCCTACACAGACCCGGCAACATTCCGGTCGAACTTCCAGCACTCTCAGTGGATAAGCTTGGCGGGCAAGCGGATAGGTCGAGTTGGACGCAGCAATGAGGCAGTCAAGCATTACCAGAGTAAATACGCTGCCTCATTCCCGTTTTGGGTTTTAGCAGAAGTACTCGACTTCGCGGACATCTCCAAGCTTTTTGAGGGACTCCCATCACGCTCCCAACAAGAAATCGCCGAAGGTCTCAACTTTGTCGTTGATCTCTCCAGGCTGTCTGCAACCCAACGAGGCAAGGTCAAGAAGCAGCACCCGCTCGTACGATGGCTTGAACAACTCACCGTGGTACGCAACATGTGCGCCCATCACGCTCGTCTATGGAATAAGTCCTTCACTCCCGCCCCCACTGCTGCACTGAGAACTCAACCTGAACTTGTCACTCTGCCTGAAGGACAAAGCGAACGCCTCTTTGGAGTCCTTACTGTCATGGCACACACCTTACGGACCACGTCCCCAGCAACCACTTGGCCCGAAAAAATTGCAACGCTGATTCATGAATCTTTCCTCACAAACCCCCTCGTAGAATCCACGGCACTCGGGCTTCCTGATGACTGGAATGGCACCTTCTAA
- a CDS encoding MFS transporter yields the protein MSPPVPLPASGREGLRRGSTDYRRAVLASLAAGLATFNALYCTQAILPTLVTSLNVSPTTAALTISATTGALAICIVPISIFSERFGRGRVLVISALLATMLGLCLPLAHSIWVLIALRAIQGIFIAGVPAVAMAWLSEEIHHEDLAKAMGIYIAGNTVGGLSGRLTPALLLDITTWRWALFATTLCALIMAITMAVMLPQQRRFQPRTLSIKHELTTMLAHWTTPSLSLLFATAFIGLGISVSVYNYIGFRMIHTFQLSEALVGTVFLMYLAGTWSSARAGIWAGRIGRGRGMMYGALAMLLGLALMLWNSLTITLIGLFIFTAAFFLIHSIASGWVGLIATTHRAAGASMYLLSYYVGSSVVGWLSGYAFDALSWHGFIGWLSLWTIALLGIAVALRRLAT from the coding sequence ATGTCTCCGCCAGTGCCATTGCCTGCCTCTGGGCGGGAAGGGTTACGCCGAGGTAGCACCGACTACCGGAGAGCCGTACTCGCCTCCCTAGCCGCAGGGCTTGCCACATTCAATGCTTTGTATTGCACGCAAGCTATTCTCCCCACGCTTGTAACAAGTTTGAATGTAAGCCCCACAACGGCCGCGCTCACTATTTCCGCCACAACAGGGGCCTTAGCAATTTGCATAGTTCCTATTTCTATCTTCTCGGAACGGTTTGGGCGTGGACGAGTCCTTGTCATCTCTGCGCTTTTGGCCACAATGCTGGGATTGTGCCTTCCGTTAGCTCACTCTATATGGGTCCTTATCGCGCTTCGCGCCATTCAGGGAATTTTCATTGCTGGAGTCCCGGCGGTGGCAATGGCGTGGCTTAGCGAAGAAATCCACCACGAGGACCTGGCCAAGGCCATGGGAATCTATATTGCAGGCAATACGGTAGGAGGGCTCTCCGGCCGGCTGACCCCCGCGCTGCTCCTCGATATCACCACATGGCGATGGGCTCTGTTTGCTACCACCCTGTGCGCCCTCATCATGGCTATAACTATGGCAGTCATGTTGCCTCAACAGCGTCGGTTCCAACCACGGACCTTAAGCATAAAGCATGAGCTCACAACGATGCTCGCACACTGGACCACGCCCTCCCTGTCACTATTATTTGCTACTGCTTTTATCGGCCTCGGCATTTCCGTTTCGGTGTACAACTACATCGGATTCCGCATGATCCATACATTCCAGCTTTCCGAGGCTTTGGTAGGCACTGTATTCCTCATGTATTTGGCAGGAACCTGGAGTTCCGCTCGCGCAGGCATTTGGGCCGGGCGCATAGGGCGCGGTCGAGGAATGATGTATGGAGCGCTTGCCATGCTATTAGGCCTAGCCCTCATGCTCTGGAACTCCCTTACGATCACGCTTATAGGACTGTTCATATTCACAGCAGCGTTCTTCCTTATCCATTCCATTGCATCCGGCTGGGTGGGTTTAATAGCTACAACGCACCGAGCAGCGGGCGCAAGTATGTATCTGCTCAGTTATTACGTTGGGTCTTCCGTTGTGGGATGGCTATCTGGTTATGCTTTTGACGCGCTGAGCTGGCATGGTTTTATCGGTTGGCTCAGCCTGTGGACCATAGCGCTTTTAGGCATCGCAGTTGCTTTACGACGCCTCGCGACCTGA
- a CDS encoding NADPH-dependent FMN reductase: protein MSNTSTKVSVLVGSLREGSFARKIALNAIEMLPSDWDANILEIRDLPLYDADYDDPAMTSKPLPEAYTTFREELKASDAVLFVTAENNRTIPACLKNAIDVGSKPNSDVAWTGLPGGIISHSVGRMGGYSSHKNLRLALSYFAMPLTGQPEAFIGQSNTLIDDNGSISNEDTRAFIQRYLDTFVELVKTNPRKR from the coding sequence ATGTCCAACACATCAACCAAGGTCAGCGTCCTCGTCGGCAGCCTCCGCGAAGGTTCTTTTGCACGCAAGATCGCACTTAATGCCATCGAGATGCTGCCTAGCGATTGGGACGCCAACATTCTAGAAATCCGCGATCTGCCACTCTATGATGCAGATTATGACGATCCCGCTATGACGTCCAAGCCACTTCCAGAGGCCTACACAACTTTCCGGGAAGAGCTCAAAGCGTCAGACGCCGTCCTCTTTGTCACGGCAGAAAACAATCGCACTATCCCAGCTTGCCTCAAAAACGCTATCGACGTCGGCTCAAAGCCCAACAGCGATGTGGCATGGACAGGACTCCCCGGAGGAATCATCAGCCATTCGGTCGGACGCATGGGCGGTTACAGCTCGCACAAGAACCTCCGTCTCGCGCTCTCTTACTTTGCGATGCCACTCACCGGCCAACCAGAGGCATTCATTGGCCAGTCCAATACGCTTATCGACGATAATGGCTCCATCTCCAACGAGGACACCCGCGCATTCATCCAGCGCTACCTTGACACCTTTGTGGAACTAGTAAAGACGAATCCGCGTAAGCGCTAG